The Corynebacterium pseudopelargi genome contains a region encoding:
- the argH gene encoding argininosuccinate lyase has translation MSHGTNEGALWGGRFSGGPSEAMFALSVSTHFDWVLAPYDVLASQAHAKVLHKAGLLSDEDLDTMLAGLEQLGRDVADGSFGPLPSDEDVHGAMERGLIDRVGPEVGGRLRAGRSRNDQVATLFRMWLRDAIRDVAQDTLDLVDAIITQAADHPDAIMPGKTHSQAAQPVLLAHQLLAHAQPLLRDVNRLQDLDKRLAVSPYGSGALAGSSLKLDPEAIAAELGFDEAADNSIDATSSRDFASEAAFVLAQIAVDMSRLAEEIVYWCTPEYGYVILDDAWSTGSSIMPQKKNPDVAELTRGKTGRLIGNLAGLMATLKAQPLAYNRDLQEDKEPIVDSVAQLRLLQPAMTGLVSTLRFNEERMAELAPAGFTLATDLAEWLVREGVPFRVAHEASGACVRIAEAQGKGLDQLSDEEMASVHPALHAGVRDVLSVEGAVASRATRGGTAGVRVAEQRQRAEQRSKDLRAWASASVIDTAR, from the coding sequence ATGTCACACGGTACCAACGAAGGTGCGCTGTGGGGCGGCCGCTTTTCCGGCGGCCCCAGCGAGGCAATGTTTGCCCTGAGCGTGTCCACGCATTTCGACTGGGTGCTGGCACCCTATGATGTGTTGGCCTCTCAGGCACATGCCAAAGTGCTGCACAAAGCCGGGCTGCTTTCCGATGAAGATCTCGACACCATGCTCGCCGGCCTCGAACAACTCGGCCGCGATGTAGCCGATGGCAGCTTTGGCCCTCTGCCAAGTGATGAGGACGTCCACGGCGCCATGGAACGTGGGCTGATTGACCGTGTAGGCCCGGAGGTTGGAGGTCGCCTTCGTGCAGGGCGTTCCCGAAACGACCAGGTAGCCACGCTTTTTCGCATGTGGCTTCGCGACGCCATCCGTGACGTAGCCCAAGACACACTCGACCTCGTCGATGCCATCATCACCCAGGCAGCAGATCACCCCGATGCGATCATGCCGGGCAAGACGCACTCCCAGGCAGCACAGCCGGTGCTGCTTGCACATCAGCTTCTTGCTCATGCTCAGCCGCTGCTTCGCGATGTCAACCGACTCCAGGATCTTGATAAGCGCCTCGCGGTGTCTCCCTATGGTTCTGGTGCCTTGGCTGGTTCTTCACTCAAACTCGACCCCGAGGCCATTGCCGCGGAGCTCGGTTTTGATGAGGCAGCCGATAACTCCATCGATGCCACCAGCTCTCGCGATTTTGCCTCCGAGGCCGCATTCGTGTTGGCGCAAATCGCTGTGGACATGTCGCGCCTGGCAGAAGAGATCGTCTACTGGTGCACCCCGGAATATGGCTACGTCATCCTCGACGATGCCTGGTCTACCGGCAGCTCGATCATGCCGCAGAAGAAGAACCCAGATGTGGCAGAACTGACCCGTGGCAAGACCGGCCGTTTGATTGGCAACCTCGCAGGTTTGATGGCCACCTTAAAGGCCCAGCCTTTGGCATATAACCGCGATTTGCAGGAAGATAAAGAGCCGATCGTCGACTCGGTTGCGCAATTGCGTTTGCTGCAGCCGGCGATGACGGGTCTGGTGTCTACGCTGCGCTTTAATGAAGAGCGCATGGCAGAACTTGCTCCAGCAGGCTTCACACTCGCCACCGATTTGGCGGAGTGGCTGGTGCGCGAGGGCGTGCCATTCCGAGTAGCGCACGAGGCCTCCGGTGCTTGTGTGCGGATCGCGGAAGCTCAAGGCAAAGGCCTTGACCAACTCAGCGATGAGGAAATGGCCTCGGTGCACCCGGCCCTTCATGCAGGCGTGCGTGATGTATTAAGCGTTGAAGGCGCCGTTGCTTCGCGTGCTACCCGCGGCGGTACTGCAGGTGTGCGTGTTGCAGAACAACGCCAGCGCGCAGAGCAACGCTCCAAGGACTTGCGCGCATGGGCAAGCGCTAGCGTGATCGATACCGCACGCTAA
- a CDS encoding argininosuccinate synthase — MSNRVVLAYSGGLDTSVAIPYLAKMTGGEVVAVSLDLGQGGEDMESVRQRALDCGAVESIVIDAKDEFAEEYCLPTIKANGMYMKQYPLVSAISRPLIVKHLVEAAQEHGGTHISHGCTGKGNDQVRFEVGFRNLDPNLEIIAPARDYAWTRDKAIAFAEEINLPIEQSKKSPFSIDQNVWGRAVETGFLEDLWNPPTKDLYAYTEDPGLGNAPDELVITFKSGVPVAIDGRSVSVLEAIEELNRRAGAQGVGRLDMVEDRLVGIKSREVYEAPGAMTLIAAHEALEDVTVERELARYKRLVDARWSEEVYDGLWYAPLKRSLDAFIESTQEHVSGDIRLVLHAGKITVNGRKSDSSLYDFNLATYDTGDTFDQTLAKGFVELHGLSSKIANKRDREAQ; from the coding sequence ATGAGCAACCGCGTAGTTCTCGCATATTCCGGTGGTCTTGATACCTCCGTTGCCATTCCCTACTTGGCCAAAATGACCGGCGGCGAGGTCGTTGCCGTATCGCTCGACCTTGGCCAAGGTGGCGAGGATATGGAGTCGGTGCGCCAGCGCGCCCTTGATTGCGGTGCAGTGGAATCCATCGTTATCGATGCCAAAGATGAGTTCGCAGAGGAATACTGCCTGCCTACCATCAAGGCCAACGGCATGTACATGAAGCAGTACCCGCTGGTTTCTGCTATCTCTCGTCCGTTGATTGTCAAGCACCTCGTGGAGGCTGCCCAAGAACACGGTGGCACCCACATTTCCCACGGCTGCACCGGTAAGGGCAACGATCAGGTTCGCTTCGAAGTTGGCTTCCGCAACCTGGACCCGAACCTGGAAATCATCGCACCCGCGCGTGATTACGCCTGGACTCGCGACAAGGCCATCGCCTTCGCAGAAGAAATCAACCTGCCCATCGAGCAGTCCAAGAAGTCGCCTTTCTCCATCGACCAAAACGTATGGGGACGCGCGGTAGAAACCGGCTTCTTGGAAGATCTGTGGAACCCACCCACAAAGGATCTGTACGCATACACCGAGGATCCGGGCTTGGGCAATGCACCCGATGAGTTGGTCATCACCTTCAAGTCCGGTGTTCCAGTGGCCATCGACGGCCGCAGCGTGAGCGTGCTCGAGGCTATTGAAGAGCTCAATCGCCGCGCCGGCGCACAGGGCGTTGGCCGCCTGGATATGGTCGAAGATCGCCTGGTGGGCATCAAGTCCCGCGAGGTGTACGAGGCTCCGGGCGCTATGACCCTGATTGCCGCCCACGAGGCGCTCGAGGATGTCACCGTTGAACGAGAGCTTGCACGCTACAAGCGCCTTGTCGACGCCCGCTGGTCCGAGGAGGTCTACGACGGCCTCTGGTACGCACCGCTGAAGCGCTCCTTGGATGCCTTCATCGAATCCACCCAGGAGCACGTCTCCGGCGATATCCGCCTGGTGCTGCACGCCGGCAAGATCACCGTGAATGGGCGCAAGTCGGATTCCTCGCTCTACGACTTCAACCTGGCTACCTACGACACCGGCGATACCTTCGACCAGACCCTGGCAAAGGGCTTCGTGGAGCTGCACGGCCTTTCCTCCAAGATCGCCAACAAGCGCGACCGCGAGGCGCAGTAA
- a CDS encoding arginine repressor: MPRSPITRTVRQTLIVDILQQNRVHSQMELSELLEEKGVQITQGTLSRDLDELGARKFRPEGGRGYYVIGAEEVSLAETAGVREKLRKMLDELLVSIDHSANMAVLRTPPGAAPFLASFIDRVGMEEVVGTIAGDDTVFVLARDPLNGKDLITRMTQREFEALPQDIYHER; this comes from the coding sequence ATGCCTCGAAGCCCGATAACGCGTACCGTTCGCCAGACCCTAATCGTTGACATCCTGCAGCAAAACCGTGTGCATAGCCAGATGGAGCTCTCGGAGCTGCTGGAAGAAAAAGGCGTGCAAATCACCCAGGGCACGCTCTCGCGCGACTTAGATGAGCTCGGTGCAAGGAAGTTCAGGCCGGAAGGCGGGCGCGGCTACTACGTCATCGGAGCCGAGGAAGTCTCCCTAGCCGAAACGGCTGGTGTACGCGAAAAACTGCGCAAGATGCTCGATGAGCTTCTCGTTTCCATCGATCATTCAGCCAATATGGCGGTGCTGCGCACCCCACCAGGTGCCGCGCCTTTCCTTGCCTCCTTTATTGATCGGGTGGGCATGGAAGAAGTAGTGGGCACCATCGCCGGCGACGACACAGTATTTGTCTTGGCTCGAGATCCACTCAACGGCAAAGACCTCATCACCCGAATGACGCAGCGCGAATTTGAAGCGTTGCCTCAAGATATCTACCACGAGCGCTAA
- the argF gene encoding ornithine carbamoyltransferase codes for MTQPNVRHFLADDDLSPQEQAEVLALAAELKAKPYSQQVLAGPQSVAVLFDKTSTRTRFSFSAGIAELGGHPIITETGKSQMGKGETYQDTGAVLSRFVSAIVWRTYAQSNLEAMAETATVPIVNALSDDFHPCQILADLQTIVEHCTPDAKPEQLRGLKAVYMGDGDNNMANSYMLGFANAGIDITIIAPEQFQPKQEFVDRARRRAKETGASVLLSDDVEAARDADVVITDTWVSMGMENDGIDRRTPFLPYQVNADVMAKAKDSAIFLHCLPAYRGSEVSAEVIDGPQSRVFDEAENRLHAQKALLVWLLEHQPKG; via the coding sequence ATGACTCAACCGAATGTCCGGCATTTTCTAGCCGATGATGACCTCAGCCCACAAGAGCAGGCCGAGGTACTAGCGCTTGCAGCCGAGCTCAAAGCCAAGCCCTATTCCCAGCAAGTGCTAGCAGGGCCGCAATCAGTGGCGGTGTTATTTGATAAAACTTCCACTAGAACGCGATTTTCTTTTAGCGCAGGCATCGCAGAACTCGGTGGGCACCCGATTATTACCGAGACGGGTAAATCCCAGATGGGCAAGGGCGAAACGTATCAAGACACCGGGGCGGTACTTTCGCGCTTCGTGTCTGCCATCGTGTGGCGCACCTATGCCCAAAGCAACTTAGAGGCCATGGCTGAAACCGCGACGGTGCCGATTGTGAATGCGCTCAGCGATGATTTTCACCCCTGTCAGATTTTGGCGGATCTACAAACCATCGTCGAGCACTGCACACCCGATGCCAAGCCAGAGCAGTTGCGTGGTTTAAAGGCCGTATATATGGGCGATGGCGATAACAATATGGCCAACTCCTACATGCTCGGTTTTGCCAATGCCGGCATCGATATCACCATCATCGCCCCTGAGCAGTTCCAGCCGAAGCAGGAATTTGTCGATAGGGCCCGCCGCAGGGCAAAAGAAACCGGCGCCAGCGTGTTGCTCAGCGATGATGTTGAAGCAGCTCGCGATGCCGATGTGGTGATCACTGATACCTGGGTGTCGATGGGAATGGAAAACGACGGCATCGATCGCCGTACTCCATTTTTGCCCTATCAAGTCAATGCAGATGTGATGGCGAAGGCGAAAGACTCGGCCATTTTCTTGCATTGTCTACCTGCATATCGCGGCAGTGAAGTCTCTGCCGAGGTCATTGATGGGCCGCAGTCGCGGGTATTTGATGAGGCAGAAAACCGCCTTCACGCCCAAAAAGCGCTGCTGGTGTGGTTACTTGAGCATCAACCCAAGGGTTAG
- a CDS encoding acetylornithine transaminase produces MTSSLQQRWSASLMNTYGTPPIALVQGKGAKVYDAEGKEYIDMLAGIAVNSLGHAHPAVIEAVQAQVSTLGHVSNLFASQPVIEVAEQLRQRFAPGREDVKAFFCNSGTEANEAALKIAKLSGKRRVLAAQHGFHGRTLGALSITGQPAKQRPFRPLLPDVEFYPYGDIEVLRSMVATDPDDVAAIFLEPIQGETGVIPAPPGFLEDVRALCDAHGIFMIVDEVQTGAGRTGDFFAFAHANVLPDVVTMAKGLGAGLPIGAVLAQGKAAELMQPGAHGTTFGGNPVACAAASAVLDVLDAEFLNQVKAKGEYLATEIEQLPGVSFVRGRGLMLGVVLDAAIAKQVVAEGLRQGLILNNPADNVIRLTPPLVISDEEIAEAITRLAKAISAAQGE; encoded by the coding sequence ATGACCTCATCGCTGCAGCAACGCTGGTCAGCATCGTTGATGAACACCTATGGCACACCGCCGATTGCCCTTGTGCAAGGCAAGGGGGCAAAGGTCTACGACGCCGAGGGCAAAGAATATATCGATATGCTCGCAGGCATTGCCGTAAATTCTCTCGGCCATGCCCACCCGGCCGTGATTGAAGCCGTCCAAGCCCAGGTATCTACCCTGGGGCACGTTTCCAACCTCTTTGCCTCCCAACCGGTGATCGAAGTAGCCGAGCAATTACGCCAACGCTTTGCCCCAGGGCGTGAAGATGTCAAGGCGTTTTTCTGCAACTCCGGCACAGAGGCAAACGAGGCCGCGCTGAAAATTGCCAAGCTCAGCGGCAAGCGTCGTGTGTTGGCCGCACAACACGGCTTCCACGGCCGAACACTCGGTGCGCTCTCTATCACCGGCCAACCCGCTAAGCAGCGCCCTTTCCGCCCCCTCTTGCCGGATGTGGAGTTTTATCCCTATGGCGATATTGAGGTGTTGCGCTCCATGGTTGCCACCGATCCCGATGATGTGGCAGCGATCTTCCTCGAGCCGATCCAAGGCGAAACCGGCGTGATCCCCGCCCCGCCAGGCTTTTTAGAAGACGTACGAGCGCTGTGCGATGCCCACGGGATTTTCATGATCGTTGATGAGGTACAAACTGGTGCTGGACGCACTGGAGACTTCTTCGCCTTCGCCCATGCCAATGTGCTTCCTGATGTGGTGACCATGGCCAAAGGTCTTGGTGCAGGCCTGCCAATCGGCGCGGTACTCGCCCAAGGCAAAGCCGCAGAACTGATGCAACCAGGTGCGCATGGCACCACCTTCGGTGGCAACCCCGTAGCCTGTGCCGCAGCCTCTGCCGTACTAGACGTGCTCGATGCCGAATTCCTCAATCAGGTCAAGGCCAAAGGGGAGTACCTTGCAACCGAAATTGAGCAGCTACCCGGCGTCTCCTTCGTCCGCGGCCGAGGCTTGATGCTCGGTGTGGTGCTCGATGCAGCAATAGCCAAGCAGGTGGTTGCCGAAGGGTTGCGTCAAGGCCTCATCCTGAACAACCCGGCAGACAACGTGATTCGTTTGACCCCGCCGCTGGTGATTAGTGATGAAGAAATAGCAGAAGCTATCACGCGATTGGCCAAGGCGATCAGTGCAGCTCAAGGAGAATAA
- the argB gene encoding acetylglutamate kinase, whose product MSTSEHSPSNEPTLTPQLRAHVLAEALPWLQHFRDKIVVVKYGGNAMVDEDLKAAFAADMVFLRTVGAKPVVVHGGGPQISAMLKRLGLEGEFKGGFRVTTPEVMDVVRMVLFGQVGRDLVGLINSHGPYAVGMSGEDAGLFRAEKRLIDVAGEMTDIGQVGNITHVDASAINDIIEAGRIPVVSTIAPGEDGEVYNINADTAAGALAAALGAERLIVLTNVEGLYTDWPDRSSLASMIRVGDLAKILGDLDAGMIPKMESCLHAVEAGVDAAHVIDGRVAHSVLLELLTSGGIGTMVISDSDDNVHKLPEPLYREHDGQGVEQ is encoded by the coding sequence ATGAGCACAAGCGAACATTCGCCAAGCAATGAGCCCACCTTGACCCCGCAATTGCGAGCCCATGTGTTGGCCGAGGCATTGCCCTGGCTCCAGCACTTCCGCGACAAGATCGTTGTGGTGAAATACGGTGGCAACGCCATGGTCGATGAAGATCTCAAGGCCGCATTCGCAGCTGATATGGTGTTCTTGCGCACCGTGGGAGCAAAACCCGTGGTCGTCCACGGTGGCGGGCCGCAAATCTCAGCCATGCTCAAACGTCTAGGCCTCGAAGGGGAATTCAAAGGCGGATTCCGCGTCACCACCCCCGAGGTCATGGACGTGGTGCGCATGGTCTTGTTCGGGCAGGTAGGCAGGGATCTTGTTGGGCTGATTAACTCCCACGGCCCCTACGCCGTTGGCATGTCCGGCGAAGATGCGGGGCTGTTTAGGGCAGAAAAGCGCCTGATCGACGTCGCCGGTGAGATGACGGATATTGGCCAGGTTGGCAATATCACCCATGTGGATGCCAGCGCCATTAACGACATTATCGAGGCAGGCCGCATCCCCGTCGTATCCACCATCGCCCCTGGTGAAGACGGAGAAGTGTACAACATCAACGCCGACACAGCAGCCGGGGCACTCGCAGCCGCATTAGGGGCTGAGCGCCTGATTGTGTTGACCAATGTTGAAGGCCTCTACACCGACTGGCCGGATCGCAGCTCCCTTGCCTCGATGATTCGCGTTGGCGATCTAGCCAAGATTCTTGGCGATCTGGATGCAGGCATGATCCCGAAAATGGAAAGCTGCCTTCATGCCGTGGAGGCGGGTGTTGATGCAGCCCACGTGATCGATGGGCGAGTAGCGCACTCAGTGCTACTTGAGCTGCTTACCTCCGGCGGCATCGGCACCATGGTCATTAGCGATTCCGATGACAATGTGCACAAACTTCCCGAGCCTTTGTACCGGGAACACGATGGGCAAGGAGTAGAACAATGA
- the argJ gene encoding bifunctional glutamate N-acetyltransferase/amino-acid acetyltransferase ArgJ: MSSDTATGVTAAEGFAAVGIAAGIKPSGNTDLAIVRNLGPEYTAAGVFTRNRVVASPVKWSRKAIADGELEAVLFNAGNANACNGVQGDKDCAASVQHLAEALDIAPERIAACSTGLIGELLPMQRLLSGIDQAAPALETSTAAGHDAATAIMTTDTVRKETLVAGEGWVLGGMGKGVGMMAPSLATMLVCLTTDASISQEVAQQALAKAVAVTFNTLDVDGSTSTNDTVLLLANGASGISPSVEEFEQAVLEACADLANQLQADAEGVTKRVRITVTGTDSDAQALAAARTIGRDNLFKCAMFGSDPNWGRVLAAVGMADAAMDPDNISVWFNDQPVCLGSTGAPGARDVDLSGADIDVRVDLGTGGSGEAFVRTTDLSHAYVEINSAYSS, encoded by the coding sequence ATGTCATCTGATACCGCCACCGGTGTGACTGCAGCCGAAGGTTTTGCTGCAGTAGGCATTGCCGCAGGCATTAAGCCCTCAGGCAATACCGACCTAGCCATCGTGCGAAACCTCGGCCCCGAATACACCGCGGCCGGAGTTTTTACCCGCAACCGAGTGGTGGCATCGCCGGTGAAGTGGTCACGAAAAGCCATTGCAGATGGCGAACTAGAAGCGGTGCTGTTTAACGCGGGCAACGCCAATGCCTGCAATGGCGTCCAAGGTGATAAAGATTGCGCCGCGAGCGTCCAACACCTCGCCGAAGCATTGGATATTGCGCCAGAACGCATCGCTGCATGCTCCACGGGGCTTATTGGAGAATTGCTGCCCATGCAGCGCCTGCTCAGCGGCATCGACCAAGCCGCACCTGCGCTTGAAACATCCACAGCAGCAGGCCACGATGCTGCCACAGCCATCATGACCACCGACACGGTACGCAAAGAAACGCTCGTAGCAGGCGAGGGTTGGGTTTTAGGCGGCATGGGCAAAGGCGTTGGCATGATGGCGCCTTCGCTTGCCACCATGCTGGTGTGTTTGACCACCGATGCGTCGATAAGCCAAGAAGTAGCACAACAAGCCTTGGCAAAGGCCGTGGCAGTGACCTTCAATACCCTCGATGTAGACGGCTCTACCTCCACCAACGACACGGTATTGCTGCTTGCCAACGGTGCCTCCGGGATTAGCCCAAGCGTTGAGGAATTTGAACAGGCAGTGCTTGAGGCATGTGCAGATCTTGCCAATCAGCTTCAAGCCGATGCTGAAGGCGTGACCAAGCGTGTGCGGATCACCGTCACCGGTACCGATAGCGATGCGCAAGCACTTGCTGCGGCGCGCACCATTGGCCGCGACAATCTTTTTAAATGCGCCATGTTTGGTTCTGATCCCAACTGGGGTCGCGTGCTTGCAGCAGTGGGCATGGCCGATGCAGCCATGGACCCAGATAATATTTCGGTCTGGTTTAATGATCAGCCCGTTTGCCTTGGCAGCACCGGTGCGCCTGGTGCACGAGACGTTGACTTAAGCGGAGCAGATATCGATGTGCGCGTGGACCTCGGCACCGGAGGCTCCGGCGAGGCCTTCGTGCGCACCACTGACCTCAGCCACGCATACGTAGAAATCAACTCCGCATACTCCTCCTAG